Part of the Sphingopyxis sp. 113P3 genome, CGACGTGCCCGAAATGACGATCTCCTCGTCGGGCCTGCGCGAAGGGCTCCTCTATCAGGCGCTTGACGCCAAAACGCAGGCACAGGACCCTTTGATCGTTGCGGCCGAGTTCGAAGGTCGTCGCCTCGCGCGCTTCGCACCGCACGGGCGAGCAATCGCCGACTGGATTGCGCCTCTCTTTGCTCACGAGGCCGAAGAGGACCGCCGCATCCGGCTTGCTGCAAGCCTGCTCAGCGACGTTGCCTGGTCGGCGAATCCCGACTTTCGCGCCGAACGCGGGACCGAGATCGGGCTCCACGGCAACTGGCGCGGCATCGACATTCCGGGGCGTATCCTGCTCGCGCGCGCCCTCCATTCAGGGTTCGGCGGCAATGATGCCGATTTCCCGGCGATGGGCGCGCTCGTCAGCGATGAGCGCTGTGCGCGGGCCCGCCAATGGGGCCTTGCGATCCGGCTGGCGCAGCGCCTGACGGGCGGCCTCGAAGCCCCGCTCAACGGTAGCGCAATCGCGCGCGAGGACGAGCGCCTGGTGCTGCAGCTCCACCCCGGCTGGCATCATCTTGCCGGCGAATCCGTTGAACGGCGCCTGCGTTCGCTGGCGCAGGCGCTCGGTATGAAGCCGAAGCTGATACTGCTGTAGCGCTTGCGGGTCAGGCGGCGGCATCCGCAGGTTCGGCCACCTCGATGCTGCTCATCACCAGCTTTCCGTTCTTGACGGCGAAGCCCATCCGCCCTTCGACGAGGTCGAGCGCTGCGTGACCGAATACTTCCTCTCGCCAGCCCTCGAGCATTGCAATTCCGTCGCGGCGCCCCGCCGCCAGGGCTTCAAGATCGTCGCTGCGGGCAATCAGCCGGGCCGCGACATTCAGTTCGCGTGCTCGGATCTTAAGAAGAAGCTTCAAAAGATCGGCGACTAGCGCGCCTTCCTTGCCAAGCCCCGGCCCGCGGGGCGCGCGATCGGGCATCTCATCCCTGGAAAGCGGCTTTGCGCTGATGAGGGCGTCCATCAGCCTGCCGCCGATGTCGTTGCTCTTCCATGTCGCCGAGAGCCCTCGCACGCGCCCGAGACCTTCCTGGTCCTTGGGCGGATGCGCCGCAAGGTCGGCGAGCGTCTCGTCCTTGGCGATGCGGCCGCGCGGCAAATTCTTGGACCGGGCCTCGCGCTCGCGCCACGCCGCGAGCGCCTGCAGACGGCCAAGGACCTCGGGCTTGCGCGAGGGCACCTTGATCCGGAGCCACGCCTTTTCGGGATCGAGGCTGTAATTGGCAGGGTCGGCGAGCTTTTCCATTTCTTCATCGAGCCAGTGCCCGCGCCCTGTCTTGATGAGCTTTTGCAGCATCATCGGGAAGATTTTGGCGAGATGGGTGACATCGCCGATCGCATAATCGATCTGCCGCTTGTCGAGAGGGCGTCGGCTCCAGTCGGTAAAGCGCGCGCCCTTGTCGAGCATGATGCCAAGCCAGGCCTCGACAAGGTTCGAATAGCCGACCTGTTCGGCCTGACCGAGCGCCATCTGGCCGATCTGAGTGTCGAAGATGGGGTGCGGGGTCTTGCCCGTCAGGTTGAAGATGATTTCGACATCCTGCCCGCCGGCGTGGAAAACCTTCAATATCTCCTGATTGTCGACGAGCAGTTCGAGCAGGGGCTGAAGGTCGATTCCGGGAGCCATCGGATCGATGGCTGCGGCATGTTCGCTGTTCGCGACCTGGATCAGGCAAAGTTCGGGCCAGAAGGTATTCTCGCGCATGAACTCGGTATCGACCGCGATGAAATCGCTGTTCTTGATGAGGTCGCAGAATGTGAGGAGCGCGGCGTTGGACTCGATTAAGGGATGGATTTGCATGTCGGGCCTATACAGCGAGTTGCGAAAGACGGGCAGGAAAAATTGCCCTCGCCCACCGCAAGGTGAAGCTTCAAAGCCCGATGAAGCGGCGCAGAGCTTGACAAATGACGCGGCGACCTGCCTTAGGCGCGGCCATAAATCACGCGAAACCCGTTCCTCCCAATCCATCGAAAGACGAGACAATGCACGCCTATCGGACCCACCACTGCGGTCAGCTTCGCAGCCAGGACGTCGGCCAGACGGTCCGCCTGTCGGGCTGGGTGCACCGGAAGCGCGATCACGGCGGGCTGCTCTTCGTCGATCTGCGCGACCATTATGGCCTCACCCAGATTGTCGCTGACTCAAGCGACACCGCCTTTGCGACTCTCGACGGCCTGCGCGCCGAAAGCGTTGTCACCGTCACCGGCGAGGTCGTTGCGCGTGCTCCGGAAACGATCAACGCGAACCTTCCGACCGGCGAGATCGAGGTGCGGGCCCGCGAAGTGTCGGTGCAGTCCGCGGCAGCCGAACTTCCGCTTCCGGTCGCGAGCGAGCAGGAATATCCCGAAGATATCCGCCTGAAATACCGCTTTCTCGACCTACGCCGCGAGCGCCTCCACCAGAATATTCTCCTGCGCTCGAACGTGATCGCCAGCCTGCGCCGCCGGATGGTGGAGCAGGGCTTTACCGAATATCAGACACCGATCCTGACCGCATCGTCGCCCGAGGGCGCGCGCGACTATCTCGTGCCGAGCCGCGTTCATCCCGGCAAATTCTATGCGCTGCCGCAGGCGCCTCAAATGTTCAAGCAGCTGCTGATGGTTGCGGGCTTTGACCGTTACTTCCAGATCGCGCCGTGCTTTCGCGACGAGGATGCACGCGCCGACCGGAGCCCGGGTGAGTTCTACCAGCTCGATTTCGAGATGAGCTTCGTCACGCAGGACGATGTCTTCAACGCGATCGAGCCGGTGCTTGCCGGGGTATTTGAGGAATTTGCAAACGGCAAGTCAGTGACCCCCGCCGGCTCCTTTCCGCGCATTCCGTACCGCGAATCGATACTGAAATATGGCAATGACAAGCCGGATCTTCGCAACCCGCTGATCATCAGCGACGTATCGGCGCATTTTGAAGGATCAGGCTTTGGCCGTTTTGCCGATATCGTTGCGGCACGCGACGTGGTGCGCGCCATCCCGGCGCCGGGCACCGCCGAGAAGAGTCGCAAATTCTTCGACGATATGAACAGCTGGGCGCAGGGTGAAGGCTTTGCCGGCCTTGGATACGCGACGCGCAAGGGCGGCGAGTGGGGCGGGCCGATCGCCAAGAACCACGGCACGGACAAGATGGACGCGCTCGCTGCCGAACTCGGCCTCGGCCCCGACGATGGGCTTTTCTTTGCCGCGGGCAAGGAAGCGGTCGCAGCAAAGCTTGCAGGCCTTGCGCGTACGCGCGTTGCCGAACAGCTCGAGCTGATCGACACGAACCGCTTTGCCATGTGCTGGATCGTCGATTTCCCCATGTTCGAGGCCGACGAGGAGACCGGCAAGATCGACTTCAGCCACAACCCCTTCAGCATGCCGCAGGGAGAGCTCGAGGCGCTTGAGACCAAGGACCCGCTCGATATCCTCGCCTGGCAGTACGACATCGTCTGCAACGGCGTCGAACTGTCATCGGGCGCGATCCGGAACCACCGTCCGGACATCATGTACAAGGCGTTCGAGATCGCGGGATATAGCCAGGCCGAGGTCGATGCCAATTTCAGCGGCATGATCAACGCGTTCAAATTTGGCGCGCCGCCGCACGGCGGTTCGGCGCCGGGGGTCGATCGCATCGTGATGCTTCTCGCCGACGAGCCCAATATCCGCGAGGTCGTCGTTTTCCCGATGAACCAGAAGGCCGAGGATCTGATGATGGGGGCTCCGGCGCCGGTTAGCGAAAAGCAGCTGAAGGAACTCAGCATTCGGCTGGTTGACGGACCCAAGAACTGAGCGTGCGCGCCGCGCCCAGGG contains:
- the rnd gene encoding ribonuclease D, with the translated sequence MQIHPLIESNAALLTFCDLIKNSDFIAVDTEFMRENTFWPELCLIQVANSEHAAAIDPMAPGIDLQPLLELLVDNQEILKVFHAGGQDVEIIFNLTGKTPHPIFDTQIGQMALGQAEQVGYSNLVEAWLGIMLDKGARFTDWSRRPLDKRQIDYAIGDVTHLAKIFPMMLQKLIKTGRGHWLDEEMEKLADPANYSLDPEKAWLRIKVPSRKPEVLGRLQALAAWREREARSKNLPRGRIAKDETLADLAAHPPKDQEGLGRVRGLSATWKSNDIGGRLMDALISAKPLSRDEMPDRAPRGPGLGKEGALVADLLKLLLKIRARELNVAARLIARSDDLEALAAGRRDGIAMLEGWREEVFGHAALDLVEGRMGFAVKNGKLVMSSIEVAEPADAAA
- the aspS gene encoding aspartate--tRNA ligase, producing MHAYRTHHCGQLRSQDVGQTVRLSGWVHRKRDHGGLLFVDLRDHYGLTQIVADSSDTAFATLDGLRAESVVTVTGEVVARAPETINANLPTGEIEVRAREVSVQSAAAELPLPVASEQEYPEDIRLKYRFLDLRRERLHQNILLRSNVIASLRRRMVEQGFTEYQTPILTASSPEGARDYLVPSRVHPGKFYALPQAPQMFKQLLMVAGFDRYFQIAPCFRDEDARADRSPGEFYQLDFEMSFVTQDDVFNAIEPVLAGVFEEFANGKSVTPAGSFPRIPYRESILKYGNDKPDLRNPLIISDVSAHFEGSGFGRFADIVAARDVVRAIPAPGTAEKSRKFFDDMNSWAQGEGFAGLGYATRKGGEWGGPIAKNHGTDKMDALAAELGLGPDDGLFFAAGKEAVAAKLAGLARTRVAEQLELIDTNRFAMCWIVDFPMFEADEETGKIDFSHNPFSMPQGELEALETKDPLDILAWQYDIVCNGVELSSGAIRNHRPDIMYKAFEIAGYSQAEVDANFSGMINAFKFGAPPHGGSAPGVDRIVMLLADEPNIREVVVFPMNQKAEDLMMGAPAPVSEKQLKELSIRLVDGPKN